In the genome of Pichia kudriavzevii chromosome 4, complete sequence, one region contains:
- a CDS encoding uncharacterized protein (PKUD0D02670; similar to Saccharomyces cerevisiae YCR073C (SSK22) and YNR031C (SSK2); ancestral locus Anc_6.341) → MNNNDKDPHGMPPPSGSRSRSGSELTASTSNVEETTSLRARLSRHPSTNSISEKTKMKLKLQLSQAGGYQMTTPLLLSPRGTPNQSPEYNKDGFFNNFETQLHTNKSHLDTLLDEGNEPQDSNVTPEPPIPIIHTENDSHPVLKNNSNNSNNISNNNSNNNNNNNNNASSSIKQSKTKPNLYPLQTKIRMPSSSSSNPQSGTPSSVSASQTPRSPLNKYKSRNIAYQALPEPVRPQTSILKSNFNTKFSQQYQQQEKKYLTGITKYRNRYKNVDDYYDKSVVPDDVTESAGSTSELSDISKFTSVDSEIEDNSDYLGDKNREYEALKALGQQIGSELLDKELKSLSEYSLDSNLLLDLLNQNDEIQLKNTNDNQTISERLEWQTMLQTVMTGDVVKGEKTKLIKPLTELEGGENLLRVGYKEDFWLGLRAKLYGRTEEEQKKLVLYHRGLVDEKFDEILNFKLEFTPEQLDMSYKDKVKFASVKVNHLLDIYEKCKELWRTEKEMETDKPQCATPEFINRINCLNAWTSVTDAIERESDVLKKWVGNDDLDILRPSLSSANTHDSTTEGSGERNSQRGHIFKDDRPFVERIMKEKDIENLFNKKLFNTFSHLTIKAKNAYLEYHQIFKELGLPSYLDNLFVLTNFSSKLMKEIIRTRLAYAEKLKNPTMMMIDQILEDLKMYLRLAIEIKISMLEYCAPVEGWVSFPDYQDTEFDNTIIECVTHYMDLLNRKLLFSPKGHKSFRTFKEPEELESEWTLLRNLGFYINGISVDFSSQISSLFVKLITRLYTFVQNQIQGPPSDGYRLDSQRLIRWYTSTLENLGQLRRKFIRFEVHLFQYFQNSVSFKLIPHKAQRFFTLLKESNHALYQNQKIAEDGVYIFVSESLVYRPYDVECILRNKYLGVNFNEIPKRHIEVIEKYHPTIQFYVSREDDENETTAGHENGHDDKQSLNMDYVIVVVPPKALMWDGIIVPFNDIDSLLINELRRGNAMFMTAGSPNDNVSEIFSVFKQFVGDTIGTSTNICCSVPKIESNIQASLKVFNRITCLTIDCTPTIRNQCRGVGNCQELVNNIFIFARDIGRDSIRNSGYNFNLRSGRGPIILRLIKLAIEWLSFIVDDCSPTDPKTFRWCVSALEFAMDITRGFNILILDSEKFYRLKDKVAGCMSLLISHFDIMGARAKELQRTRMQKYGFETQKDIYTLDDESLGSLRAHIMYQIKQIEENRRKLQVEQRSVGRVLDDTDMENQLLTYLASSFSSVSIRWQKGKFLGGGTFGSVYASVNLDTGGPMAVKEIRFQDRQSIKTVVPAIKGEMSVLELLSHPNIVQFFGVEVHRDRVYIFMEYCSGGSLASLLEYGRIEDEIVIQLYTLQMLEALAYLHQFGIVHRDVKPDNILLDHMGVIKFVDFGSAKVIAIPSTGTTPATTATSGSTNTNAEEVGTAPPSNTNSANNTISEYMGSTTSTMSSTMSMQDGSDKSYISSQLHMTSSSQSDLNVAMTNSSAVIESLMESKKSHALTGTPMYMSPETIKGEKTGRFGAMDIWSLGCCIIEMATGRRPWSNLDNEFAVMYHIAAGHLPQFPNANELSEQGREFLAKCMVIDPTKRASAVELLQDPWIMSIRNEAFSEE, encoded by the coding sequence ATGAACAATAATGATAAAGACCCACATGGGATGCCACCACCGAGCGGAAGTCGTTCGAGAAGTGGAAGTGAATTGACTGCCTCAACGTCAAATGTAGAAGAGACGACATCGCTACGTGCTAGACTGTCTAGACATCCATCTACCAATTCCATCAGtgaaaagacaaaaatGAAGCTAAAACTGCAATTATCACAGGCAGGTGGGTACCAGATGACCACCCCTCTTCTTTTATCACCACGAGGTACGCCAAATCAATCTCCCGAATATAATAAAGATGGattttttaataattttgaaacaCAGCTACATACAAATAAATCACATTTGGACACATTATTAGATGAAGGGAATGAGCCTCAGGATAGTAATGTTACACCAGAACCCCCTATACCAATAATACATACGGAGAATGATTCTCATccagttttgaaaaacaacagcaacaataGTAACAACATCAGTAACAACAAtagtaacaacaacaacaacaacaacaacaatgcTAGTAGTAGCATAAAACAATCTAAAACTAAACCAAACTTATATCCGTTGCAAACAAAGATCAGAATGCCGTCCTCATCGTCGTCTAATCCTCAATCAGGCACACCTAGTTCTGTATCAGCATCACAGACCCCCAGGTCTCCTTTAAATAAGTACAAATCGAGAAATATAGCATATCAAGCATTGCCAGAACCGGTCAGACCACAGACATCCATTTTAAAGAGTAATTTTAATACAAAATTCTCACAGCAGTATCAGCAACaggaaaagaaatattTGACGGGAATAACCAAGTATAGAAATAGATATaagaatgttgatgatTATTATGATAAGTCTGTAGTACCCGACGATGTGACTGAAAGTGCCGGTAGTACATCTGAGCTTTCGGATATATCCAAGTTCACTAGCGTTGATTCCGAGATTGAAGATAACTCGGACTATTTAGGGGATAAAAATAGAGAATATGAAGCATTAAAGGCATTAGGTCAACAAATCGGTTCCGAGTTATTAGacaaagaattgaaatcattatcCGAGTAttctttggattcaaaCTTATTATTGGATTTGTTAAACCAAAATGACGagattcaattgaaaaacacAAATGATAACCAAACAATATCAGAACGCTTAGAGTGGCAGACGATGCTACAAACAGTAATGACAGGTGATGTTGTTAAAGGtgagaaaacaaagctCATCAAACCCTTGACTGAATTGGAAGGTGGGGAAAATTTATTGCGGGTGGGTTATAAAGAAGATTTTTGGTTAGGTTTGCGGGCTAAATTGTATGGGCGTACAGAGGAGGAACAGAAGAAGTTAGTTTTATATCATAGAGGCttagttgatgaaaagtttgatgaaattttgaatttcaagttAGAATTCACTCCCGAGCAGCTAGATATGTCCTATAAAGATAAAGTTAAGTTTGCATCTGTCAAAGTAAATCATTTACTAGATATTTAtgaaaaatgcaaagaaCTATGGAGAACTGAAAAAGAGATGGAGACGGATAAACCTCAGTGTGCAACACCTGAATTTATTAATCGGATTAACTGCTTGAATGCTTGGACTTCAGTGACTGATGCCATTGAACGGGAGTCTgatgttttgaagaaatgggTTGGGAATGACGATTTAGACATTTTAAGGCCTTCATTATCAAGTGCAAATACACATGATTCAACTACTGAAGGTAGCGGTGAAAGAAACTCTCAACGTGGccatattttcaaagatgacCGTCCATTTGTTGAAAGGATAATGAAGGAGAAAGATATTGAGAATCTGtttaataaaaaattgTTTAACACTTTTTCACACCTAACCATCAAGGCTAAAAATGCGTATCTAGAATACcatcaaattttcaaagaacTAGGATTACCTTCTTACCTTGATAATCTATTTGTCCTAACAAACTTTAGCTCTAAATTAATGAAAGAGATCATCAGGACTAGGTTGGCTTATGCcgaaaaactgaaaaatcctactatgatgatgattGATCAGATTTTAGAGGATCTTAAAATGTATTTAAGACTAGCAATTGAAAttaaaatttcaatgttaGAGTATTGTGCTCCTGTGGAAGGTTGGGTTTCTTTTCCAGATTATCAAGACACCGAGTTTGACAACACAATAATCGAATGTGTTACTCATTACATGGATTTACTCAATCGGAAATTACTTTTCTCACCGAAAGGCCATAAGTCTTTCCGTACATTCAAGGAACCCGAAGAGCTTGAAAGTGAATGGACcttgttgagaaatttgGGATTTTATATCAATGGAATTTCAGTGGATTTTTCAAGTCAGATTTCGTCATTGTTTGTGAAATTGATTACAAGACTATATACTTTTGTTCAGAATCAAATTCAGGGACCACCGTCAGATGGATACAGACTAGATAGTCAACGACTAATTCGTTGGTACACATCAACACTTGAGAATTTGGGTCAATTACGGAGGAAATTTATTAGATTTGAGGTGCatttatttcaatatttccAGAATTCCGTTAGCTTCAAATTGATTCCTCATAAGGCACAACGTTTTTTCACTTTACtaaaagaatcaaatcACGCGTtatatcaaaatcagaaaataGCAGAAGATGGTGTTTACATTTTTGTATCTGAATCACTAGTTTACAGACCTTATGATGTTGAATGCATTTTAAGGAATAAATACTTAGGTGTCAATTTCAACGAGATTCCAAAACGGCACATTGAAGTTATTGAGAAGTACCATCCAACTATACAGTTCTATGTATCTCgtgaagatgatgagaaTGAAACTACTGCGGGTCATGAAAATGGCCACGATGATAAGCAATCATTGAATATGGATTACGTTATAGTTGTTGTACCCCCAAAGGCGTTGATGTGGGACGGTATCATCGTACCATTTAATGATATTGACTCACTACTAATCAATGAGTTGAGACGTGGTAACGCGATGTTTATGACTGCCGGATCTCCCAATGATAATGTATCGGagattttttctgttttcaaacAGTTTGTTGGGGATACAATAGGCACTAGTACGAATATATGCTGCTCAGTTcccaaaattgaaagtaATATTCAGGCATCGTTGAAGGTATTTAACAGGATTACATGCCTAACTATTGATTGTACACCGACAATTAGAAACCAATGTCGTGGTGTTGGAAATTGTCAAGAATTAGTAAATAATATATTCATATTTGCACGGGATATAGGTAGAGACTCGATTAGGAATTCTGGATATAATTTTAATTTGAGATCAGGGAGGGGACCGATTATTTTAAGGTTGATCAAACTAGCGATAGAATGGTTATCGTTTATAGTTGACGACTGTTCGCCAACAGATCCAAAAACTTTCCGTTGGTGTGTATCAGCGCTTGAATTTGCCATGGATATAACTAGAGGTTTTAATATCTTGATTCTTGATTCTGAGAAATTCTATAGATTGAAAGATAAAGTTGCTGGATGTATGTCATTATTAATCTCACATTTTGATATCATGGGAGCTAGAGCAAAAGAACTGCAACGTACAAGAATGCAGAAATATGGATTTGAAACCCAAAAAGATATATATACACTCGATGATGAATCACTAGGTTCACTACGTGCACATATTATGTACCAAATTAAACAAATTGAGGAGAATAGAAGAAAGTTACAGGTTGAGCAACGTAGTGTTGGTCGTGTCCTTGATGACACAGATATGGAGAACCAGTTGTTAACATACCTTGCGTCATCCTTTTCTAGTGTTTCCATTAGATGGCAGAAAGGCAAATTTTTGGGTGGTGGTACATTTGGTTCAGTTTATGCCAGTGTTAATTTGGATACCGGAGGGCCTATGGCAGTTAAAGAGATTAGATTCCAAGATAGACAGTCAATTAAAACTGTGGTTCCTGCAATCAAGGGTGAGATGTCAGTTTTAGAGTTACTATCGCACCCGAATattgttcaattttttggtgttgaagTTCACCGTGATCGTGTTTACATATTTATGGAATACTGTTCAGGAGGATCACTCGCTTCATTGCTAGAATATGGAAGAATTGAGGATGAAATAGTGATACAATTATATACATTACAAATGCTAGAAGCTTTAGCATATTTACACCAATTTGGTATTGTCCATAGGGATGTTAAGCCAGACAATATTTTACTAGATCACATGGGAGTTATCAAGTTTGTCGATTTTGGTTCAGCAAAGGTGATTGCAATTCCTAGTACAGGGACAACACCGGCGACAACTGCTACATCTGGAAGTACTAATACCAATGCAGAAGAGGTTGGTACTGCACCGCCTTCCAACACCAACAGTGCAAATAATACCATTTCCGAGTATATGGGCTCGACAACGTCTACTATGTCTAGTACCATGTCGATGCAGGACGGCAGTGACAAATCGTATATTTCGTCACAATTACACATGACATCGTCGTCGCAGTCCGATTTGAATGTAGCTATGACGAACTCATCGGCAGTGATTGAATCACTAATGGAATCTAAGAAGTCACATGCATTGACAGGCACACCAATGTATATGTCCCCGGAGACTATCAAAGGTGAGAAAACGGGAAGATTTGGAGCGATGGATATCTGGTCGTTAGGATGCTGTATCATTGAGATGGCGACAGGCCGCAGACCATGGTCCAACTTGGACAACGAATTTGCAGTTATGTACCATATTGCAGCGGGCCATTTACCGCAATTCCCCAATGCAAATGAATTGAGTGAACAGGGTCGTGAGTTTTTAGCCAAATGTATGGTTATTGACCCTACTAAGCGTGCCAGTGCCGTGGAACTATTGCAGGACCCTTGGATTATGAGTATCAGAAACGAAGCATTTTCGGAAGAATGA
- a CDS encoding uncharacterized protein (PKUD0D02660; similar to Saccharomyces cerevisiae YOR237W (HES1) and YPL145C (KES1); ancestral locus Anc_8.658): protein MSAATWTSFIKSIASYNGDISSLTAPPFILSPTSLVEYSQYWSEHVDLLLEPNFVTARGDEPIELTRAIGVLRWFISTLKSQYCSRNESLGGEKKPLNPFLGEIFVGKWPHEEYGETILLSEQVSHHPPITAYAVSNKKNNTVLEGYNGIRASMSTTALNVKQYGHAMLEFRNLNENYLITLPPLHIEGMLAFSPFVELEQKSYIQSSAGYFIVIEYSGKGYFSGKKNSFKARIFKSFKDSKKKENALYTVAGQWSDKSTIIKGSSTPSSKDELFFDANATKAQHLQVKPIEEQHDLESRKAWLDVANAIKDGDYDEIHNAKSKLENAQRDLRKSELEENKSWERRWFDEVDYQNGGISDDDLYVKLSKMANLSIKNVPSGVDADSSKNNEVDTMSHWRFIPSKFENEKEIKI, encoded by the coding sequence ATGAGTGCAGCTACTTGGACGTCTTTTATAAAATCCATTGCATCTTATAATGGAGACATCTCCTCACTTACGGCGCCACCGTTCATTTTGTCGCCAACGTCTTTGGTCGAATATTCTCAGTACTGGTCCGAACATGTGGACCTCTTATTAGAGCCTAACTTTGTCACTGCTAGGGGAGACGAGCCAATTGAGCTAACCAGAGCCATTGGTGTATTACGGTGGTTTATATCCACCTTGAAATCACAATATTGTTCTCGTAACGAGTCGCTTGGCggagaaaagaaaccatTGAACCCCTTCCTTGGAGAAATCTTTGTTGGTAAATGGCCCCATGAAGAATACGGTGAAACCATCCTCTTAAGTGAACAGGTGAGCCATCATCCTCCAATCACCGCATATGCAGTCTCcaacaagaagaataaCACCGTATTGGAGGGATACAATGGTATCCGTGCCTCCATGTCCACAACCGCCCTTAATGTCAAGCAGTATGGCCATGCAATGCTTGAATTCAGAAACCTGAATGAAAACTACCTAATCACTTTGCCTCCACTACACATTGAGGGAATGCTTGCATTTTCCCCCTTTGTGGAATTGGAACAAAAGTCATACATCCAATCTAGTGCAGGTTATTTCATTGTAATCGAATACTCTGGTAAGGGTTATTTCTCCGGTAAAAAGAATTCCTTCAAGGCACGTATTTTCAAGAGTTTCAAGGActcaaagaagaaggaaaacGCCCTATACACTGTGGCGGGCCAGTGGTCGGATAAATCAACAATCATTAAAGGATCTTCCACTCCAAGCTCAAAGGACGAGTTGTTCTTTGATGCAAATGCTACAAAGGCACAGCATTTACAAGTCAAGCCTATTGAGGAGCAGCATGATCTCGAGAGTCGTAAGGCTTGGTTGGACGTTGCCAACGCCATCAAGGACGGAGACTATGATGAGATCCATAATGccaaatcaaaattagAGAACGCACAGAGGGATTTAAGGAAATCCGAACTCGAAGAAAATAAATCTTGGGAAAGAAGATGGTTTGATGAGGTGGATTACCAAAATGGTGGCATCTCAGACGACGACTTGTATGTCAAACTATCCAAAATGGCAAATTTGTCAATTAAAAACGTCCCCTCTGGTGTCGATGCAGACTCATCAAAGAATAATGAGGTGGATACAATGTCCCATTGGAGATTTATCCCTTCAAAATTcgaaaatgaaaaggaaatcaaaatatga
- a CDS encoding uncharacterized protein (PKUD0D02690; similar to Saccharomyces cerevisiae YNR032C-A (HUB1); ancestral locus Anc_6.343): MIQIWCNDRLGRKIAVKCLPEDTISDFKKVLALQIGTPAQKIVLKKGYLVFKDHITLQDYEINDGTNLELYYA; this comes from the coding sequence ATGATCCAAATCTGGTGCAACGACCGCCTAGGAAGAAAAATAGCTGTAAAGTGTCTTCCAGAGGACACCATTTCCGACTTCAAAAAGGTCTTGGCCCTTCAAATCGGCACTCCAGCTCAAAAGATAGTTCTTAAGAAAGGGTATTTGGTGTTCAAGGACCACATTACGCTCCAAGACTATGAGATCAACGATGGAACCAACCTGGAGTTGTATTACGCTTAA
- a CDS encoding uncharacterized protein (PKUD0D02680; similar to Saccharomyces cerevisiae YNR032W (PPG1); ancestral locus Anc_6.342) produces the protein MTVWEKGVMDLDECLESLYAGKLLSEPVIEMLAFKAKELMIRDGNIVHLSSPVTMVGDIHGQFYDLLEIFKIGGYPPDTNYLFLGDYVDRGYHSIETISLLIVLKLKYPNRITLIRGNHESRQITTNYGFYTECVTKYGGDSKVWSIFTDLFDFLVLSAIVDNQLFCVHGGLSPNVQTIDSIQVIDRFKEIPHDGPMADLMWSDPDIELLNFRISSRGAGYQFGINVVNKFLKVNGVEKIFRAHQLCNDGFQVFWKGKVNTVWSAPNYCYRCGNKASILEVYDDSGDPDSLRFNVFDASPDSEKEFLRIESDNMDLELDIDEGRQMNKKAPYVEYFM, from the coding sequence ATGACTGTTTGGGAGAAAGGGGTAATGGACTTGGACGAATGTCTCGAGTCTCTCTATGCAGGAAAATTACTAAGCGAACCTGTTATTGAAATGCTAGCCTTTAAGGCAAAAGAATTGATGATACGAGATGGGAATATTGTCCATCTATCCTCTCCTGTTACAATGGTAGGAGATATACATGGACAGTTCTATGATCTGTTAGAGATATTCAAGATTGGTGGATATCCACCTGACACAAATTATTTGTTTCTAGGTGACTATGTTGACAGAGGATACCATTCGATTGAAACTATATCATTATTAATAGTGCTTAAGTTGAAATACCCAAATCGTATAACGCTGATCCGAGGGAACCATGAATCGAGGCAAATTACAACAAACTATGGATTCTATACAGAATGTGTAACCAAATACGGCGGTGATTCCAAAGTTTGGTCGATTTTCACAGATCTTTTCGATTTTCTGGTGCTTTCGGCAATTGTGGATAATCAATTGTTCTGTGTCCATGGCGGTTTGTCACCCAACGTTCAAACAATCGATTCCATCCAGGTTATCGATAGATTCAAGGAGATTCCACATGACGGACCAATGGCGGATCTAATGTGGAGTGACCCTGATATAGAACTACTTAATTTTAGAATATCATCAAGAGGTGCAGGCTACCAATTTGGTATTAATGTTGTtaataaatttttgaagGTCAATGGTGTCGAGAAGATATTCCGTGCCCACCAACTTTGTAATGATGGGTTTCAAGTATTTTGGAAAGGGAAAGTCAACACTGTCTGGTCAGCACCGAATTATTGTTACAGATGCGGGAACAAAGCTTCCATTTTGGAAGTCTATGATGATTCTGGAGATCCTGATAGTCTCAGATTTAATGTATTCGATGCGTCCCCGGACAGTGAAAAAGAGTTTTTGCGGATTGAATCTGACAATATGGATCTGGAATTGGATATCGATGAAGGTCGACAAATGAATAAAAAGGCACCATATGTGGAGTATTTTATGTAA